CTCCTTCTGGCAGCCAGGGGTCATCGTGATACCACGGTCAAGAACAGAGAGGAGAGCATTCCTGTCCCTCTTGTGGACTTTTCTCTGATAGCCatgcaacagaagaaacagactGGCAGGCATGTAGACAGTTGAGAAGACAGAATTTTGAGTAGTGGAAGAAAGGTGAAACTACAAGGTGGAGGGAGGCAACTCTGCTTAACTGTATgtacaaacaagcaaaaccctGTAACGTCACCAATCGGGCAGTGTCTCCTGATTTACTTTCAGAAACAGCCAAAATGTTTATGCAGAAGTTTTCTGAGGCATCACATAGTACAGAAGATTTCAACTGGCATATTTGAATTGAAGATTTCTAAGCAActgttaatttttattactcAACACTTCCTATAGTAATAAGCAGTAGATGCCTTTACTACACCACATTTGACAGAACAACAGCTCCGTACCTGCTGGTATTGGAGTCCAACAGCATAACAAACCAATCTATGACAATTCAAAGATTGCTTTTTGttacagttattttttgtttgcaagAGGGATTACTTTGCACCACTAGTAATCGCTCTCAGATGATTAACGATCAGCACTGGTAAGTTCTAGGTTTCTCCATTAAAAGGGTCTCTGACATGATGCAATTAGGCAAATAGATGGAAGCCTCATTCTCATCTTCCTCATAAAAAGCAGCAACCGTAAAGGCATTTTAGCTAACTAGTACAAAGATTTGGTAGTAATGAAAAAAGTACTTTCCCAGACCTGAGAACACTTGAAAGGGTTTGTTTAATGTAATGGGTTTGACTGTTGTCATGTTGTGGTGATAGCTATGTAAAGGTTCTGTTACAAACTCTAACGTTTCAACCAGGATGATGTGTAGTTGAAGACAGAGCTTTCAAAGCTTTTGATAATGTGTCTGTCCTGTGTCCCTGTTTGTCTACCATTCCTCCCCCAGTTCATaggcattcttttttttttctaggcacCTTGTGCTGGCCTCTAAATTTGCCCATAAAATGGACATGCATTTGTGCATGAGTGAGAGGAAGATTTTTGCATAGGTGTGAAACCCCAGAagttgttttctgaaatgttggCAATAAGCATTTGaactaaacacttttttttttaaactttttcttcccctctaccAATAGAGCTGATGGAGGTGTCAGTAATAATAGTTTTGTCATGCAGATGACTTCAGATTTAAttaataagaaaatagaaaaacctGCAAATGCAGACATGTCTAGTCTTGGTGCAGCTTTTCTAGCAGGCCTTGCTTCAGGTATGTATACATTGAAAAATTgaaaagggttttgtttttcccttcataATGCATGTttgtaaataagtaaaaaaaacccaaacaaaccagaaaaaaacagtgtaatagtaaataattgtaaaaccTCCACAAACTTTAGCCATTTTTGAGGAAATCCAAGGTGAGTAGTGTTTATGTTTCTCTGTATAGTGCTTTGTACCCGTGTACTTGTATTTGATGGACCAAAGAAACAGATGATAACGTCATACATAAACCAAATCCAAGGACCTTATTTGTATTTCTAACACAATGTCCCAGTTTGCTGAGCAGTTGTATGCTTGTTTAGTTTTACATAAATGAATAGCAACAGTGAGTTTAATGTGAAAAGTACCTGCATATATGTTGTAAGATTAATTTACACTTAGAAGGATATACTACTGGAGAAGAAAGAGGTGAACCTGCGttgctttctccctctttcttgaCCCAGACACTTCATCCCTTCCCACATTCTCACTGCCCGGAGCAGTGCTTGGTGGGGATGGATCATGTGACGAGGAAGGTGCCACACTTACTTGCAGCCATGTAATTCCTGCTGAAGCTGTGTCTTGTCATCTCTGAACCGAGTCTTTACTCTTTAAGGTTTTCATAGAAATAAACacaacagaagtgaaaaataaattattaacagggaaaaaaatccagctctACTCACACAATTGTTGTTGATAATGAACCAGACTTAAAACTACAAACTGTCAAGGGTTTTGCTTAATGGAAGTATATTTTGTAGGTGGATATTAACTTCATTCAGTTGATTTGGTACGTAAATAACACAACTGTAAGATAAAAACTGTATGCTCAGGTAAGACTTATTCAGCAATTAAAACTGTAAGAAAGCTGCAGCCCTTGGTAGACAAGGATGATTCAATAGCGTAAATTAATCTGAATACATAACACCAGCTGTTTTCTGCCATTTATGCAATTTTAAGACAGTAGAAAGCAACTAGTGCTAAGTCTTGGTTTCCTTGGCCGTTCTTTGTTGAGAGGGACCTGCAGCTGAAAGCACAGCATGGATGAAACCTAAGGGAATTTCAGTATACCAGAGCTTTTCCTTGGAAACCATCCCAGTTAAGCAGATGTGCTGTTGTCAGGATTCCAAACAAGTGGATGCTATTGGAAAGGAGTTTCACATGTTAAAAATATGCTTCCCTCTGAGAAAGTTGTTGGTTGAGTAAAGAAAAGCTGTCATGATTTCTTACTGTGTTTCTGCTTTGGATCtcttggaaataaattaaaacaactcAAAACTAACATATTTGCAGTTGAGCTTAAGAATGAACTTTCTGTTTATAGGATTTTGGACTGACAAAGAACAACTAAAGAAGCTAAGGCGAATAGAAGCAGTTTTTGAGCCCCAGAAGGACTCGGAAGAATACAAACCTGCTATGGATACCTGGCTACAAGCAACGAAACGCTCCCTGCACTGGTagaaattagcattttaattatAGAAGAATTAAAATGGTTTACTTCATATTTATAATCTTGACATTAACAGGACAGTAAAAACCATAACTGAAATTTGTGATGGTATAAAGTTATACAGTACTTCAGTTACCCCCCTTCTGCTAGATTACTTACCACCCCATAATGAACCTTCGTATCATCTCTATGACAGCTGTAGTCCAGCTGCAGCAGTTGTGTCCCTTCAGTGACCTCCTTTGGGTGGCCCAGCAGCTTGAATCCTACCATGTACTAGAGATGGGGAGTTTTTTCCTGTGATGGGTTTTCTACCGAGGAACTCACCTCCCTTCTGATCTTTAAAATTTTTGGTATGTTTATCATTAAGGAAGGGTAAATATATTTCCCTAGGCATTtctaagaaaagtaaaatgattATTGGGTAGGGGGTTGTGATGAACTTGATcatgtacaaaaatattttattagtagCCTGTTACCACCTTTTGGCTGACTTTCTAAGGAAGCATTTGACCCAGCTCTGTGATGACATTTTGTGCACTAAATTAAGATGAAATACAAAAGGCTTTCAGtactccattaaaaaaaaaaagaatccaggATTTTTGTAGTTGATAGTTCCTATCTAGTTTGTagttcaattttttaaaattttataaagaCTAAAAGCTATGTTATCTGGCATGGCTAATACAAATACATTAGAAGTAGTTACAGGTATGCTATCTAAATTCTCAAAATCTGTAACATCACTATTTTCAATCCCATTGTTACATCCTATTATTATTAACTAAAAGGGGGTCAAAAGTCTTATTTTTGAAGCTATGAATTACttttatagttttaaaataaattataattaaagAAATGTGTAGTTAATTATTCTTATGTATTGGTTGATCACTAATCTTAAATGATAATTTTCTCAGGAGTGTGTGTAAATCaatttcaaaaatgtaaaattattaaacattttcatttcagaataatATCAAGTTCAAACTGTGGATGATTGTGTTCCACAGACACTGGAGACAAGACATGTTTATAGATTTAACATTATTGAAGAGGGATGAAGAACTATCATTCACTTTTTGTCATACTGAAACATGGAAGGTCAAATCATACACCATTCCCTCAGTTTTTTTCACTGTCATCTGACATGAGTTTGAGCATCTACTCTAGCTGTGTTCTTCTTCAAACTAGATCTCATTTGCCTGTCACCCTTATCTTAATGTAccctttttcttattcttctgttAACTTTCTGTCCTTCAGCCTGTGCTACAtcttggcttgtttttttttttcctggtatccTTCAGTTGCAAGAGACCATTCTCTGCTGAACCTACTTCAATGGGAATCCTGAACTGAAGTCCAGAAACAGGTCTGTTTGCTGATTTCTAGTAATGCAGCAGACTATATGATCTATATGGTTGATAGCTCTATagatacttaatttttttttctttctggaccATAAAATGTGGCTGTCCAGGTGCCAGGACTCCAATGTATGAGGTTCCCTccactcctgctgctgctgtaaggTAAGAACCTGTAGTTACAGGATATGTGGAACACTTGCTTTGCTTCAACACCCTGTGTTCAGCTTGTGGTTTTCTCTGTCATCTCAACCTCACTGCTAAGGAAAATGCTTATTGGCAAGAAGGTTCTACTAGGCCAAACAGAAAGGCTTTCAGGCAGGCATTTTGAGCAGAAGTTTGTGCCTCAGTTGCTGCTATTCTACACTTCATTCTAACTGAAGGAGTTCAGTTTCATCAAAGTCTGCCTAGGGATAATGTGCACCTATTACCCTCTTGATGAAGGCTCCTTGACTTACGTTCACTTAGTTTTGTGATTTTGCTGGGCTTGATTAGGGTTCCCGTGGTGTTCCCAGATGGAGCTCTAATGGGAGCTGCATCTGATTCTGTTCAAATCACTTTGCTGAAGGTAACTCAGCTAGCCATGTGCCTCATACTGCACCTTTACACGGTGGTGGTTTTCATCCTGGCTGTAGCACAGCTAGGAAGAAAGAGGACACCCAAGGCATTACATAGTCCTCTTGCTCTGGATAGTGTCCTAGAGAACCTGTTCTGGATAACTGTTCACCACTGTCACTGGTCAATTCGAAGCAGGAAATTTAACCTGTTTTTCTCTCACTAGCCTCAAATCTGCAGGAGAGAAACTTCACTGCAAATTAAGGATGCAAAAAGGCCTTACTGTATTCACCACCCGAGCCTTTCAAATGATCTGCAAAGTTGTGTGTTCTGTTGTGCAGAGGTTCAAAGTACTGAGTAAGTCTCTGAAACAAATGGGGGGTGTCTTTTAAGTCTACCAAAATGGAGCGGCCTTTGGAGGTCGGAGCATCTGCCACAGCTTGTGATGCGTAGTTGCCCAAAGACTGAACAGACTAACAGACATCTTGAAGAAATTTGGTTACTGAGCACTAAGCCTCTTTTGCTTATCTGTTACaagaaaaattgattttagCTTCCCAGGACATTTTTAATGTGCTGATTTCTTAAAGTTCTACCTGTTAATTGATAATGAATTTGAAATGAGCTTTAAGCAATTAGATATACTTTTACAGGTGGTTTGCTGTCTCAATTTTTGCTACACAGAAGGGCATTAAGACTATTATAGAACCTCACTCAtactattatttaaaatatgacagCTTTTACTGCTGCCTTTTTACTTCTATTTAGATTCTACCTCAGGGGTGGTTTTCATGAGTCTGGAAAGTACATGCAATTTTACATTTGCTGTCAGCTGAGCTTGATAGTAAGGGTAACAatacaaaaattataaatattaactAGTTCATAGTTTTATCATTTTAAGAGATAAACCATGTTGAGACTGAATGTTTTACTTAGGATTGGGTAGTAATGTATCTCATCAGGCATGTGAATGTTGGAAATTCAGTTGAGAGATGTGTTAATAATCTCTGGGCATCCTGCCTTCACAGATACACATGGTGCTGATGGTAGGTAACTTCATCCCAGTTTGGCAGTTCTATCATTCATAATGACATATAGTCCTATTATATTGGCATGAAAAATCCCTCTAATGTCGGAGGGATCTCACTACTATTGGATTAATTATTGCATGGCAAAAGAAAGGGCAGATAAAATAGTCTTCAGATAGTTGAAAATACTGGGCAGACGTCATATGAGTTTTCTTACATAGCTAAGAATCAAGTCAGATATGTTTAAAATCTCAATGTAATGAACTTTGCCAAGATTGTTGAGtagttttcttttaagcagtgttttcttctctaacagctaattttatgtaaaattaattcagttgcTCATATCTGTTTTTGACAAGAGCATTTATACTTGCTTTCCTGCCAGActaaagtaaaaaaggaaaatacagagtTGCTGTTTCAGCTTGCTAACTTCTTTTTGGTATAATCTCTGTAGCAAGGTCCTTCAGTGAGTCCCGCTATTGCCAGGATCAGGgcacagcacagaaatgcaCCAGTTGAACAGCAGCCTTGTGGAAAAAGGCAAGGACCGTTCCTTGCCAGTCAGTGGGCCATAGAATACAGGGAGTTTTGTGCTCTTACTGGTCCAAgccaaaaaatacaaagttgtGATCCCCTCTTCAACCAAACAGGTATGTCAGTACTGCAGGCTGAGCCGGGGAATATGGTAGTGCTCTGACTCAGAAGTGGGCAGCATTTTCGTTTAAGGTTTTACAGGGAGTGGGGGCAAGTTCAGTGGGAGAAAATAGGTGGGGGTGCTCTTTTGGGTTAGTGTTTGTATAGGTTATTCCAGCAAGGGTTGTGGGCTGGTGAGAAAGCAATGAAACTAGCAAATGTTGAAAAGTGATGTGTTatgaaagcagaaggcagaggatCTGAAAGGGTCTGACCAGCCAGAGGGAGCAAGGTGTTGTTCCTAAGGCTGGGAGACCACTGACATTTCTGGAGGGAGACGTGAGAACTTCCCGCAGTGCAGGTTTTACTGTAAGTAGCCGCTAAACCCATTCCTTAGCATGTCTGAAAAGACAATGCCAAGATGATTTTCAATGCAGCCCTCATTCCAGTATAAAGTTTGGGATTTGTGTAAGTTCTGAAAGACTATGTATTGGTTTAGAATGTTACAGCAGTAGCATACTTGCCCTCGTGCAAACTGAGCATTGTTTCAGCAGCTTCAGACTCaatagtgtgtatatatagtcATCTCACGCTGCAGTTTGCTGctgaaagcaaatgcaaacTACAGCAGTGAccattctgtttctctcctttcctgaaTGGTTAAAATGCCTATTTTTCATGTTCATAATCAGTTATAGTATCTGACCAGTTCATCGGTGtttcttgcagaaaaataaataaaccaatgAACTAAAAAGAGATATTTGAAGCATAAGTGTCTTTATTGAGGCTGCGTTTGAGTTCAAGTACTTGTTTAGCTCAGGTAACTTACTGAATAGTGCAGTAAACCAGACAAGCTGGTTTGCTTCTGGTTTGCTTCCTTTTCCGAGGCAGCGCATGCCTCCTGCGCTTCTGTCAGGGCATGCTTCAGGTGCCTGCATGTTAGCTGTTGCGATTGTACCTGTTAGAGGGGTCTCCAAGAGAACACACAATagtctgcatcttttttttaatgctttcatgAAGGTATCTTGCATAACGGTGCAAATATTGATAAAGGTCTTGTGGCATGTGATGAAAGTATTTTATAGAGGATGAAAAGAACTAAAACCACAAAGCCAGCAAATTCCTGGGCACATTCTAAATTTTCAGTTGTGAACTATCCCACTGAAGTAAACATACTGTTCTTGTTTGCTCATGTCTTTCCTTTAAGAACTCTTATTTTACAGGCTGAACACCTGTTTTTtgatgtttcttccttttttagtaaaggggatAGGATCAAATATGTCTTTCTAGAGCATttaatgtttgtaaagcaagaaaaacacaagTTTAACATGTTTGGTCTACTCTGTGTATGGTCTAGAGGTTTCTGAAACAGGTAGTGTTTCTGCATCCACATAAACCTTGTTTTGCTCAGTGGCATTAAGGtgaatttgtgttttgaaaaatggGTTACTGCTGTACAGGAGACTTTTAACAAATGTTGCATCGTTGCTTTGAATGGAACTAGTGccgattttattttttttactcccAGGTGTGTTTTCTATTCACAATGTCTCTATCAGAATacttaattttgctttattgaaatcagtttttgaaaaatataaggaaatgTTGAAAccaaatactttttaaagctttttaacaAGGGGCCCCACACATCCAGCCAGGAGCCGTTTCTCGGGGCTgtgcccagcaccccccacTCCCCGGGGCGCGGCTGCTCAGCAGTTACCGCGGGCGCGGTAACCGCGCACCAGGAACATCATCTCTTTGTTTGCCAAGAGCTCCTTTGTCTCCCAGGAAGGAAGTTACGGAGCTGTGGCGGGGCTCGATAGAAAAGGCAACCATTCGCCGAAGACTGTCCCGGTGACCGCCGCCACGCCGCTGCCCCTCGGCGCGTTCCCGCAGCCGCGCTCCCCGCGCCAGGGCGGGGGATGTTCGTTCACTTGAAGCGGCCGAGCCCGCGCCGGGGCTGAACTTTGCATCTGCAGGACGCAGCCACGCCAGCTCCTCTCCGATAAGCGGGacggggcccggcccggcccgtgTCCGCAGACGCTGCGGCGCCGTTCGGTGTCTATAAATACAGACACGTGCTTTATGCAGCCCCGCAGCGCCCCGCCTTAGCGGGGCAGCGCCTGCACCTGCGCGCCGGGAGGGCAGGTACGGCCGGCTGGAGCTGTCAGCGAGCGCGGCCGCGCTCCCAGCCCGCACCGGgcagccgccgcccgccccacTGACGGCAGCCGGAGCGCGCCGCGCCGCCCACTGCCCGAGAGCCGACGGCAGCGACCCCGGTCTCGGCCGGCCACGCCCTTCCGCCCCGCCCTCCTCGCCGTCGCCTCGTCGATTGGTGGGTGGCGTGTGTACACACACGGGATCAAGCCAATAGCGCGGGGAGGGCGCCTGACCTCACGCGGTGCGGCGGCCAATGGGCGCGCCCGGTTGCCAGACGCCGCCAAGCTTGTGCGGGGGAGAAGGACCCGGGCAGAGCAcggcgcggcggcggagcgAGGCGGCGAGTGAggccgggcgcggggggggggggcggcggcggcggccgggctgGAGGCCCTGCGAGCGCTCGCGCCGCCACGCGCCGGGGCTCGCGGACTGGCCCTGGTGGGCTCCCGTCTCCGGGGCCTCCTCGCGGGCGGCGGGTGCGCGGCGCCTGCCCGGCCGAGAGGCGTCGTCggcgcgcggggccgggcggagcGACTGACTCCCTGCCGCGGCGGCTGCTGAGGGACCGTCGCCGTCTCGTCGCCCCAGCGCTGCTGTCTAGGCCCGGCCCGCGCTGCCGCCGgcctttcccctcttccctcgCTGCTGCCGGGCCTGCGGGTGAGCGGGGAGacggggtgggaggggggggacGAGGGCCGCGGGGCCATGAGGGAGGAGCAGCGCCTTTCTTCCCGGCGGGCCGGGGCGCCGCTTTCCCCGCCCCGCGGCGCTTAACGGCCGCCGCCACCCCCACCCCGCGCCGTCTGGCGGCTCGGTCCCGTCGCCGCCCCCCGCCCTCGCCGTGCCGCACGCGGGGCGGGCACCTCACGCGCCCCGGGAGGGAGGTGAGCCGGTGCCTGACACCTgagggcggccgcggggcggcggcgtGCCCGGCTGGCGGGTGACAGCCGCCCTGCGCGCTGCCGGGTCACCCTCTCCTCCATTGTGGGGAGCGCGCTGAGGGCGGCGGGCCTGGGCCGGCGCCGCGGCGTGTGTGCGCGGCCGCGGGGcgagcggggcggccccggctgGCGGCCGtggtggggcggggggctggggCCGTGAGCGGACCTCCCGGCGGGTTACAGCTCAAAAAGGCACCGGGGAAGCTCGTGGCCGTGCAAAGTGTAGCTTGGACTTCGTAGCGTGGTTGTTTTGACTCACGGATTTTATCGGGGGAGGGTTAGTCCCACAGCGACAACAACAAAACTTAATTGAATGCCTCTTCCTGCGCCCTGTGAGTTACAGGCCTTCCCCGACTTTCAGCCGTAAGGGGTTTAATGGCAGAGGCGAATCAAAATGTAAATATCGTCTTTCGGAATTGAGAGTATAAACAATAAGAGGAAAATACGGAATAAGCAAACTTCCttgaaatgtagaaaaaaaccGCATCTGAGAGCGCGGTCCCTCATGGAGGAAAGGGATGATGCTGGGCTATATATCAGACCTtgtgctgttttcctctgtAGAAAGgactttggttttcattttctccatccATTTTTGAATTGACAGAGAAAGTGAGTAGTTTAAATTGATATAATTTAATACACtgtgtaaaaattaaaattgttacTTGGTCAGTTTTCATAATTTGGAGATCAATTATTTTCATGACTATTCCTTAATACTTTTAACAGctgatagatttttttcaactcTATCACTGATGTAGCTTAATTATGCTGACAGAAAACAGATCAAAACATTGGAGGTTGTGTGAAGTTGTAACTAATTGCAACTTGATATAATCTTtgattaaaaacataattttatgcTAGTATAAATTGATGctgttaaaagagaaattaatagatttttttccttttctttaccCTTCCCAAATTAACTTCATTTCATTATATTATACCCTGTCTTATACAAAAAATGTATGATTTGTATACATGGAGCAAAGACTCATGACAGACGACCAGTGCACAGAACAAATGCAGAACTGTATTTCGTGGCCCATAGTTGTGCCAAGGCTACGTGTACTCAAAGATGTTTTGTACGTAGTGAAGTACTGAATTTCAGGAACTTCTGTTCAAAATAGCATATAGGGTGCCAACTACAGCACTTTGAAGAAATGTGAAAGAGTAAGGAGAAGTTTGCATTATAGAAAAGACAAGACTTGGCAGGAGAGGTGGTcgtaagaggaaaaaaaggacaaattctTCTCCTCTGAAAACTTGCTTGTTGTGAAATAAGTCTAGTGCCTCTAGAAGAAGAAAGAGTAATAGGTCAAATGATTTAGTTCtatactaaggaaaaaaatgaaaatgattaaATATTAGTAAGATTGTCTCATGGGTGAATTTAAGAGTGATCTTATTTTACTGTCAAATTATTGAGCTTTCTTTTAACCACTTCCTGTTTGTACAGAAGTCACTGttgtaaaacaacaaaacaactaTTTGACTTGTACTATGTTGATGTAATTAACTTTACAGAAAACATACACCACCGACAGGAATGCTCCTTATTGCTGCAGAGGGTTCTGACTGGCAACCTCACTTTACAAGTTGATAAGGTACAGCTTTCAATACAGCATCCTGACAGCAGCTATCGAGTGCAAAGGGGGTAGGCCAAACAATTCAGTTGGGCAAAAAGCACAGTGCTGTTTTCAAAGGGATGTCAATACTACAGGAGCGTTCTTTATCTTCGTCTGCTCTTGTACATATTGGACACTACTGTAGGGGCCTCGTATGCATCTGGACGTACTTCCTGGACAGTTGTGaacaccctcacagtgaagatcTTTCAGTGGGTTTGGCTAAAAGTGTTGTTACAGGTTTAGTGAAAAAATAGGAACCAAAATTCCAGCTTTCCATCCCCTTGAAGAATTTATAATGTTATTTGGTTTCAGTGTGCGGACCTCTTCACTGTGCCTGCAGGAAACTTCTAGTGCAAATCTAAAAGCAATAGAAGAATGGCAACCTGATACAGTTAGGGGagttagtttatttttttcctgtggaagtTGGGGCATGCTCCTCTGTTTGGCAAGTCAGGTTTCTCCTGTTTCGTCAGGTTCCTGTTGCTGCCAGGTTTGTCTCAGTTTGGGTGGAAATAGCAAATGATTCAGTTCTGTCTTACAACTTCTTTAGTTCTTTTGTTTAACAGAG
This DNA window, taken from Nyctibius grandis isolate bNycGra1 chromosome 8, bNycGra1.pri, whole genome shotgun sequence, encodes the following:
- the LOC137666506 gene encoding sterile alpha motif domain-containing protein 1-like, whose product is MAPRPSSPPSHPVSPLTRRPGSSEGRGERPAAARAGPRQQRWGDETATVPQQPPRQGVSRSARPRAPTTPLGRAGAAHPPPARRPRRREPTRASPRAPARGGASARRASSPAAAAAPPPRARPHSPPRSAAAPCSARVLLPRTSLAASGNRARPLAAAPREVRRPPRAIGLIPCVYTRHPPIDEATARRAGRKGVAGRDRGRCRRLSGSGRRGALRLPSVGRAAAARHRTAPQRLRTRAGPGPVPLIGEELAWLRPADAKFSPGAGSAASSERTSPALARGARLRERAEGQRRGGGHRDSLRRMVAFSIEPRHSSVTSFLGDKGALGKQRDDVPGARLPRPR